One Elaeis guineensis isolate ETL-2024a chromosome 10, EG11, whole genome shotgun sequence genomic window carries:
- the LOC105052825 gene encoding probable methyltransferase PMT9 isoform X2 → MKPPQQQRGNVEGVLLSRKLFSSLLIALIVSLGLVCLYYGTSFAPGLRRRDRHPADGSDPVFRSFIAATSDEDEDLPSLSRDAPGLVIKSFPVCGMRFSELIPCLDRNLINQLKLKVNLSLMEHYERHCPPPSRRYNCLIPPPVGYRAVIRWPASRDAVWKVNVPHTHLAGEKSDQRWMVVNGDKINFPGGGTHFHFGAARYIVHIAQMLKFPNDNLSNGGNIRTVLDVGCGVASFGAYLLSHNIIAMSLAPNDVHENQIQFALERGIPSMLGVLGTKRLPYPSRSFELAHCSRCRIDWLQRDGILLLELDRLLRPGGYFVYSSPEAYATDEKNRRIWRAMGDLVQRMCWRIASKKNQTVIWVKPLTNGCYSRRDPGTIPPLCSSDDDPDAAWNVPMEACITPYSKKEVNRAKGSELVLWPRRLTTPPPRLEELSISPENFIEDNEIWHWRVMQYWKQMKTQIEKDSFRNVMDMRANLGGFAASLANKDVWVMNVVPVTESGKLKIIYDRGLIGTLHDWCESFSTYPRTYDLLHAWLVFSEIEKQGCSLEDLLIEMDRMLRPFGFVIIRDKVPVINYVRTFLTALKWDLWLSEVEPKVDALSSGEERVLIVRKKLWKEDDEIL, encoded by the exons ATGAAGCCTCCGCAGCAGCAGAGGGGCAACGTCGAGGGCGTTCTCCTGAGTCGGAAGCTCTTCTCCTCTCTCCTCATCGCCCTCATCGTCTCCCTCGGCCTCGTCTGCCTCTACTATGGCACCTCCTTCGCCCCCGGCCTCCGCCGCCGCGACCGCCACCCAGCCGACGGCTCCGACCCCGTCTTCCGGAGCTTCATCGCCGCCACCTCTGACGAGGACGAGGACCTTCCGTCGCTCTCCAGAGATGCCCCCGGCCTCGTCATCAAGTCCTTTCCC GTCTGCGGCATGAGATTCTCCGAGCTGATACCTTGCCTGGATCGGAATCTCATCAACCAGCTCAAGCTGAAGGTTAATTTGAGTCTAATGGAACACTACGAGCGCCACTGCCCTCCCCCGTCTCGCCGCTACAACTGCCTCATCCCTCCTCCCGTCGGCTACAGg GCTGTGATAAGATGGCCGGCCAGCCGGGATGCGGTGTGGAAGGTGAACGTCCCCCACACTCACCTTGCCGGTGAGAAGTCCGACCAGAGGTGGATGGTGGTCAATGGGGACAAGATCAACTTCCCTGGCGGCGGGACACATTTCCACTTCGGGGCTGCCAGGTACATCGTCCACATTGCACAG ATGCTCAAGTTCCCAAATGATAACCTCAGCAATGGCGGGAACATTCGGACTGTCCTTGATGTCGGTTGTGGGGTTGCGAGCTTCGGTGCATACCTTCTTTCTCATAACATCATTGCAATGTCTCTCGCACCCAACGACGTCCACGAGAACCAGATTCAGTTTGCGCTTGAGAGGGGGATACCTTCGATGCTGGGTGTGCTGGGTACCAAACGGCTGCCATACCCGAGTCGGTCATTTGAACTAGCACACTGCTCTAGGTGCAGGATCGATTGGCTTCAGAGAGATGGGATCCTGTTGCTGGAACTGGATAGGTTGTTGAGGCCTGGGGGTTACTTTGTGTACTCTTCACCAGAGGCTTATGCTACAGATGAGAAGAATAGAAGGATATGGAGAGCAATGGGTGATCTTGTTCAGAGGATGTGCTGGAGAATAGCttcaaagaaaaatcagaccgtGATATGGGTTAAGCCTTTGACTAATGGGTGCTACTCAAGGAGAGATCCTGGGACCATACCTCCTTTGTGTAGCTCCGATGATGACCCTGATGCAGCTTGGAATGTGCCCATGGAGGCATGCATCACTCCATACTCTAAGA aAGAGGTGAATAGAGCAAAAGGCAGTGAGCTGGTTCTGTGGCCACGGAGGCTTACAACACCACCACCTCGGTTGGAGGAACTCAGTATCAGTCCTGAGAATTTTATTGAAGACAAT GAAATATGGCATTGGAGAGTAATGCAGTATTGGAAGCAGATGAAAACTCAGATAGAGAAGGATTCTTTTAGAAATGTAATGGATATGAGGGCAAATCTTGGTGGATTTGCAGCATCCCTTGCAAATAAAGATGTGTGGGTCATGAATGTTGTTCCTGTCACTGAATCTGGCAAACTGAAAATAATCTATGATCGAGGTTTAATTGGGACTCTTCATGACTG GTGTGAGTCCTTTTCTACATACCCACGTACTTATGATCTTCTTCATGCCTGGCTTGTGTTCTCTGAGATAGAGAAACAAGGTTGTAGTTTGGAGGATCTTCTCATTGAGATGGACCGGATGCTGCGGCCTTTTGGGTTTGTCATTATCAGAGACAAAGTTCCCGTGATAAATTATGTTCGGACATTCTTGACAGCATTGAAATGGGATCTCTGGTTGTCGGAAGTGGAACCAAAAGTTGATGCTCTGTCTTCAGGTGAAGAAAGGGTTCTGATTGTGAGGAAGAAGTTGTGGAAGGAGGATGATGAGATATTGTAG
- the LOC105052825 gene encoding probable methyltransferase PMT9 isoform X1, whose product MKPPQQQRGNVEGVLLSRKLFSSLLIALIVSLGLVCLYYGTSFAPGLRRRDRHPADGSDPVFRSFIAATSDEDEDLPSLSRDAPGLVIKSFPVCGMRFSELIPCLDRNLINQLKLKVNLSLMEHYERHCPPPSRRYNCLIPPPVGYRKAVIRWPASRDAVWKVNVPHTHLAGEKSDQRWMVVNGDKINFPGGGTHFHFGAARYIVHIAQMLKFPNDNLSNGGNIRTVLDVGCGVASFGAYLLSHNIIAMSLAPNDVHENQIQFALERGIPSMLGVLGTKRLPYPSRSFELAHCSRCRIDWLQRDGILLLELDRLLRPGGYFVYSSPEAYATDEKNRRIWRAMGDLVQRMCWRIASKKNQTVIWVKPLTNGCYSRRDPGTIPPLCSSDDDPDAAWNVPMEACITPYSKKVNRAKGSELVLWPRRLTTPPPRLEELSISPENFIEDNEIWHWRVMQYWKQMKTQIEKDSFRNVMDMRANLGGFAASLANKDVWVMNVVPVTESGKLKIIYDRGLIGTLHDWCESFSTYPRTYDLLHAWLVFSEIEKQGCSLEDLLIEMDRMLRPFGFVIIRDKVPVINYVRTFLTALKWDLWLSEVEPKVDALSSGEERVLIVRKKLWKEDDEIL is encoded by the exons ATGAAGCCTCCGCAGCAGCAGAGGGGCAACGTCGAGGGCGTTCTCCTGAGTCGGAAGCTCTTCTCCTCTCTCCTCATCGCCCTCATCGTCTCCCTCGGCCTCGTCTGCCTCTACTATGGCACCTCCTTCGCCCCCGGCCTCCGCCGCCGCGACCGCCACCCAGCCGACGGCTCCGACCCCGTCTTCCGGAGCTTCATCGCCGCCACCTCTGACGAGGACGAGGACCTTCCGTCGCTCTCCAGAGATGCCCCCGGCCTCGTCATCAAGTCCTTTCCC GTCTGCGGCATGAGATTCTCCGAGCTGATACCTTGCCTGGATCGGAATCTCATCAACCAGCTCAAGCTGAAGGTTAATTTGAGTCTAATGGAACACTACGAGCGCCACTGCCCTCCCCCGTCTCGCCGCTACAACTGCCTCATCCCTCCTCCCGTCGGCTACAGg AAGGCTGTGATAAGATGGCCGGCCAGCCGGGATGCGGTGTGGAAGGTGAACGTCCCCCACACTCACCTTGCCGGTGAGAAGTCCGACCAGAGGTGGATGGTGGTCAATGGGGACAAGATCAACTTCCCTGGCGGCGGGACACATTTCCACTTCGGGGCTGCCAGGTACATCGTCCACATTGCACAG ATGCTCAAGTTCCCAAATGATAACCTCAGCAATGGCGGGAACATTCGGACTGTCCTTGATGTCGGTTGTGGGGTTGCGAGCTTCGGTGCATACCTTCTTTCTCATAACATCATTGCAATGTCTCTCGCACCCAACGACGTCCACGAGAACCAGATTCAGTTTGCGCTTGAGAGGGGGATACCTTCGATGCTGGGTGTGCTGGGTACCAAACGGCTGCCATACCCGAGTCGGTCATTTGAACTAGCACACTGCTCTAGGTGCAGGATCGATTGGCTTCAGAGAGATGGGATCCTGTTGCTGGAACTGGATAGGTTGTTGAGGCCTGGGGGTTACTTTGTGTACTCTTCACCAGAGGCTTATGCTACAGATGAGAAGAATAGAAGGATATGGAGAGCAATGGGTGATCTTGTTCAGAGGATGTGCTGGAGAATAGCttcaaagaaaaatcagaccgtGATATGGGTTAAGCCTTTGACTAATGGGTGCTACTCAAGGAGAGATCCTGGGACCATACCTCCTTTGTGTAGCTCCGATGATGACCCTGATGCAGCTTGGAATGTGCCCATGGAGGCATGCATCACTCCATACTCTAAGA AGGTGAATAGAGCAAAAGGCAGTGAGCTGGTTCTGTGGCCACGGAGGCTTACAACACCACCACCTCGGTTGGAGGAACTCAGTATCAGTCCTGAGAATTTTATTGAAGACAAT GAAATATGGCATTGGAGAGTAATGCAGTATTGGAAGCAGATGAAAACTCAGATAGAGAAGGATTCTTTTAGAAATGTAATGGATATGAGGGCAAATCTTGGTGGATTTGCAGCATCCCTTGCAAATAAAGATGTGTGGGTCATGAATGTTGTTCCTGTCACTGAATCTGGCAAACTGAAAATAATCTATGATCGAGGTTTAATTGGGACTCTTCATGACTG GTGTGAGTCCTTTTCTACATACCCACGTACTTATGATCTTCTTCATGCCTGGCTTGTGTTCTCTGAGATAGAGAAACAAGGTTGTAGTTTGGAGGATCTTCTCATTGAGATGGACCGGATGCTGCGGCCTTTTGGGTTTGTCATTATCAGAGACAAAGTTCCCGTGATAAATTATGTTCGGACATTCTTGACAGCATTGAAATGGGATCTCTGGTTGTCGGAAGTGGAACCAAAAGTTGATGCTCTGTCTTCAGGTGAAGAAAGGGTTCTGATTGTGAGGAAGAAGTTGTGGAAGGAGGATGATGAGATATTGTAG
- the LOC105052825 gene encoding probable methyltransferase PMT9 isoform X4, whose product MKPPQQQRGNVEGVLLSRKLFSSLLIALIVSLGLVCLYYGTSFAPGLRRRDRHPADGSDPVFRSFIAATSDEDEDLPSLSRDAPGLVIKSFPVCGMRFSELIPCLDRNLINQLKLKVNLSLMEHYERHCPPPSRRYNCLIPPPVGYRKAVIRWPASRDAVWKVNVPHTHLAGEKSDQRWMVVNGDKINFPGGGTHFHFGAARYIVHIAQMLKFPNDNLSNGGNIRTVLDVGCGVASFGAYLLSHNIIAMSLAPNDVHENQIQFALERGIPSMLGVLGTKRLPYPSRSFELAHCSRCRIDWLQRDGILLLELDRLLRPGGYFVYSSPEAYATDEKNRRIWRAMGDLVQRMCWRIASKKNQTVIWVKPLTNGCYSRRDPGTIPPLCSSDDDPDAAWNVPMEACITPYSKKEVNRAKGSELVLWPRRLTTPPPRLEELSISPENFIEDNEIWHWRVMQYWKQMKTQIEKDSFRNVMDMRANLGGFAASLANKDVWVMNVVPVTESGKLKIIYDRGLIGTLHDWCESFSTYPRTYDLLHAWLVFSEIEKQGCSLEDLLIEMDRMLRPFGFVIIRDKVPVINYVRTFLTALKWDLWLSEVEPKVDALSSGEERVLIVRKKLWKEDDEIL is encoded by the exons ATGAAGCCTCCGCAGCAGCAGAGGGGCAACGTCGAGGGCGTTCTCCTGAGTCGGAAGCTCTTCTCCTCTCTCCTCATCGCCCTCATCGTCTCCCTCGGCCTCGTCTGCCTCTACTATGGCACCTCCTTCGCCCCCGGCCTCCGCCGCCGCGACCGCCACCCAGCCGACGGCTCCGACCCCGTCTTCCGGAGCTTCATCGCCGCCACCTCTGACGAGGACGAGGACCTTCCGTCGCTCTCCAGAGATGCCCCCGGCCTCGTCATCAAGTCCTTTCCC GTCTGCGGCATGAGATTCTCCGAGCTGATACCTTGCCTGGATCGGAATCTCATCAACCAGCTCAAGCTGAAGGTTAATTTGAGTCTAATGGAACACTACGAGCGCCACTGCCCTCCCCCGTCTCGCCGCTACAACTGCCTCATCCCTCCTCCCGTCGGCTACAGg AAGGCTGTGATAAGATGGCCGGCCAGCCGGGATGCGGTGTGGAAGGTGAACGTCCCCCACACTCACCTTGCCGGTGAGAAGTCCGACCAGAGGTGGATGGTGGTCAATGGGGACAAGATCAACTTCCCTGGCGGCGGGACACATTTCCACTTCGGGGCTGCCAGGTACATCGTCCACATTGCACAG ATGCTCAAGTTCCCAAATGATAACCTCAGCAATGGCGGGAACATTCGGACTGTCCTTGATGTCGGTTGTGGGGTTGCGAGCTTCGGTGCATACCTTCTTTCTCATAACATCATTGCAATGTCTCTCGCACCCAACGACGTCCACGAGAACCAGATTCAGTTTGCGCTTGAGAGGGGGATACCTTCGATGCTGGGTGTGCTGGGTACCAAACGGCTGCCATACCCGAGTCGGTCATTTGAACTAGCACACTGCTCTAGGTGCAGGATCGATTGGCTTCAGAGAGATGGGATCCTGTTGCTGGAACTGGATAGGTTGTTGAGGCCTGGGGGTTACTTTGTGTACTCTTCACCAGAGGCTTATGCTACAGATGAGAAGAATAGAAGGATATGGAGAGCAATGGGTGATCTTGTTCAGAGGATGTGCTGGAGAATAGCttcaaagaaaaatcagaccgtGATATGGGTTAAGCCTTTGACTAATGGGTGCTACTCAAGGAGAGATCCTGGGACCATACCTCCTTTGTGTAGCTCCGATGATGACCCTGATGCAGCTTGGAATGTGCCCATGGAGGCATGCATCACTCCATACTCTAAGA aAGAGGTGAATAGAGCAAAAGGCAGTGAGCTGGTTCTGTGGCCACGGAGGCTTACAACACCACCACCTCGGTTGGAGGAACTCAGTATCAGTCCTGAGAATTTTATTGAAGACAAT GAAATATGGCATTGGAGAGTAATGCAGTATTGGAAGCAGATGAAAACTCAGATAGAGAAGGATTCTTTTAGAAATGTAATGGATATGAGGGCAAATCTTGGTGGATTTGCAGCATCCCTTGCAAATAAAGATGTGTGGGTCATGAATGTTGTTCCTGTCACTGAATCTGGCAAACTGAAAATAATCTATGATCGAGGTTTAATTGGGACTCTTCATGACTG GTGTGAGTCCTTTTCTACATACCCACGTACTTATGATCTTCTTCATGCCTGGCTTGTGTTCTCTGAGATAGAGAAACAAGGTTGTAGTTTGGAGGATCTTCTCATTGAGATGGACCGGATGCTGCGGCCTTTTGGGTTTGTCATTATCAGAGACAAAGTTCCCGTGATAAATTATGTTCGGACATTCTTGACAGCATTGAAATGGGATCTCTGGTTGTCGGAAGTGGAACCAAAAGTTGATGCTCTGTCTTCAGGTGAAGAAAGGGTTCTGATTGTGAGGAAGAAGTTGTGGAAGGAGGATGATGAGATATTGTAG
- the LOC105052825 gene encoding probable methyltransferase PMT9 isoform X3, whose product MKPPQQQRGNVEGVLLSRKLFSSLLIALIVSLGLVCLYYGTSFAPGLRRRDRHPADGSDPVFRSFIAATSDEDEDLPSLSRDAPGLVIKSFPVCGMRFSELIPCLDRNLINQLKLKVNLSLMEHYERHCPPPSRRYNCLIPPPVGYRAVIRWPASRDAVWKVNVPHTHLAGEKSDQRWMVVNGDKINFPGGGTHFHFGAARYIVHIAQMLKFPNDNLSNGGNIRTVLDVGCGVASFGAYLLSHNIIAMSLAPNDVHENQIQFALERGIPSMLGVLGTKRLPYPSRSFELAHCSRCRIDWLQRDGILLLELDRLLRPGGYFVYSSPEAYATDEKNRRIWRAMGDLVQRMCWRIASKKNQTVIWVKPLTNGCYSRRDPGTIPPLCSSDDDPDAAWNVPMEACITPYSKKVNRAKGSELVLWPRRLTTPPPRLEELSISPENFIEDNEIWHWRVMQYWKQMKTQIEKDSFRNVMDMRANLGGFAASLANKDVWVMNVVPVTESGKLKIIYDRGLIGTLHDWCESFSTYPRTYDLLHAWLVFSEIEKQGCSLEDLLIEMDRMLRPFGFVIIRDKVPVINYVRTFLTALKWDLWLSEVEPKVDALSSGEERVLIVRKKLWKEDDEIL is encoded by the exons ATGAAGCCTCCGCAGCAGCAGAGGGGCAACGTCGAGGGCGTTCTCCTGAGTCGGAAGCTCTTCTCCTCTCTCCTCATCGCCCTCATCGTCTCCCTCGGCCTCGTCTGCCTCTACTATGGCACCTCCTTCGCCCCCGGCCTCCGCCGCCGCGACCGCCACCCAGCCGACGGCTCCGACCCCGTCTTCCGGAGCTTCATCGCCGCCACCTCTGACGAGGACGAGGACCTTCCGTCGCTCTCCAGAGATGCCCCCGGCCTCGTCATCAAGTCCTTTCCC GTCTGCGGCATGAGATTCTCCGAGCTGATACCTTGCCTGGATCGGAATCTCATCAACCAGCTCAAGCTGAAGGTTAATTTGAGTCTAATGGAACACTACGAGCGCCACTGCCCTCCCCCGTCTCGCCGCTACAACTGCCTCATCCCTCCTCCCGTCGGCTACAGg GCTGTGATAAGATGGCCGGCCAGCCGGGATGCGGTGTGGAAGGTGAACGTCCCCCACACTCACCTTGCCGGTGAGAAGTCCGACCAGAGGTGGATGGTGGTCAATGGGGACAAGATCAACTTCCCTGGCGGCGGGACACATTTCCACTTCGGGGCTGCCAGGTACATCGTCCACATTGCACAG ATGCTCAAGTTCCCAAATGATAACCTCAGCAATGGCGGGAACATTCGGACTGTCCTTGATGTCGGTTGTGGGGTTGCGAGCTTCGGTGCATACCTTCTTTCTCATAACATCATTGCAATGTCTCTCGCACCCAACGACGTCCACGAGAACCAGATTCAGTTTGCGCTTGAGAGGGGGATACCTTCGATGCTGGGTGTGCTGGGTACCAAACGGCTGCCATACCCGAGTCGGTCATTTGAACTAGCACACTGCTCTAGGTGCAGGATCGATTGGCTTCAGAGAGATGGGATCCTGTTGCTGGAACTGGATAGGTTGTTGAGGCCTGGGGGTTACTTTGTGTACTCTTCACCAGAGGCTTATGCTACAGATGAGAAGAATAGAAGGATATGGAGAGCAATGGGTGATCTTGTTCAGAGGATGTGCTGGAGAATAGCttcaaagaaaaatcagaccgtGATATGGGTTAAGCCTTTGACTAATGGGTGCTACTCAAGGAGAGATCCTGGGACCATACCTCCTTTGTGTAGCTCCGATGATGACCCTGATGCAGCTTGGAATGTGCCCATGGAGGCATGCATCACTCCATACTCTAAGA AGGTGAATAGAGCAAAAGGCAGTGAGCTGGTTCTGTGGCCACGGAGGCTTACAACACCACCACCTCGGTTGGAGGAACTCAGTATCAGTCCTGAGAATTTTATTGAAGACAAT GAAATATGGCATTGGAGAGTAATGCAGTATTGGAAGCAGATGAAAACTCAGATAGAGAAGGATTCTTTTAGAAATGTAATGGATATGAGGGCAAATCTTGGTGGATTTGCAGCATCCCTTGCAAATAAAGATGTGTGGGTCATGAATGTTGTTCCTGTCACTGAATCTGGCAAACTGAAAATAATCTATGATCGAGGTTTAATTGGGACTCTTCATGACTG GTGTGAGTCCTTTTCTACATACCCACGTACTTATGATCTTCTTCATGCCTGGCTTGTGTTCTCTGAGATAGAGAAACAAGGTTGTAGTTTGGAGGATCTTCTCATTGAGATGGACCGGATGCTGCGGCCTTTTGGGTTTGTCATTATCAGAGACAAAGTTCCCGTGATAAATTATGTTCGGACATTCTTGACAGCATTGAAATGGGATCTCTGGTTGTCGGAAGTGGAACCAAAAGTTGATGCTCTGTCTTCAGGTGAAGAAAGGGTTCTGATTGTGAGGAAGAAGTTGTGGAAGGAGGATGATGAGATATTGTAG